Proteins co-encoded in one Oreochromis aureus strain Israel breed Guangdong linkage group 3, ZZ_aureus, whole genome shotgun sequence genomic window:
- the btr12 gene encoding bloodthirsty-related gene family, member 12, with protein sequence MSFNSLSEEQFSCSICLEIFVEPVSTPCGHSFCKACLQGYWNHSKKFLCPMCKKSYSRKPEMSVNRVLAEISSQFQGLTVAKGTASQGSRWNLSSDTGQSSSPVKDTGEFAQPGDVPCDACIGRKLKARKSCVNCPGSFCESHLRHHKKVKTLTTHRLIEPTFHLEDKICKKHERLLDVYCRSDHICICSACADATHKSHETVSIDHEFKKKMGNVGKKRSELKHLIKERAKKLDEIKQSIKVIKASAQKELEESWQVYAELQRLVEQSQAELVELIATRQREAERHAQEMARGLENELSQLRRRSNELEAHAQTHDKVLFLQNLASLSPPPEPTDWSAVSINTDLYLGTIRSSVSGLIDKFQDELKRIYGKELRKVQNYATEVILDPATAQRNLTVSDDGQQVRYEERKSTHSEGPKRFSPALFVLGREGISTGRHYWEVDVSRKTAWTLGVVRASARRKGEIKLSPEGGYWCLWLKNGEVKALASARLPLMLPSQPSKVGIFLDYEGGQISFYDVKARLHLYSFSDSFSENLYPIFSPCLTQEGKNNAPLIITHVKHSGQRLQPVSYVSALWSLQAAALCRFDDPFKGWLLALKMTLPLRRAGMATTGNLSEEQVHCSICLDVFTNPVSIPCGHNFCQSCILGYWKSSPLYQCPMCKKSFYKRPDISVNTVLREIAEQFKEIRIKSMEGKGSKEEGEGKERKWTIERRKREDEERLLEKDQKEQLLEELKLKQEEKRKKEGVKEKQGEKRPQQEDLPPLIPPVSPPKTSPPLAHQATAQEPPPPLPQTSPPPSPQISASQLPQTLPSPPFSSLPSPSWEEVLCDVCLGEGRPKAVKSCLVCLTSYCEEHLKCHSARFTKHKLMEPVANMEDRMCPKHERLLELFCKKDQMCVCVLCTETDHRAHYTVPVEREWTEKKAQLKRTGIDVQQMIQDRVKKVEEIKHSVELNKASAQREIEESMQVFSELVRSIQKTQAELVLVIEEKQRQMERWAQGLIAELEQEITELKRRNAELETVARTDHIHFLKSFPALSTPPSVKDWSETSVPTDTCIGMIRRSVSKLEATLTEMIDKLSDSEIKKVLNYTVDVTLDPDTANPWLQLSQDRHQVRHLGAWQDLPDHPDRFDTVVIVLAREGFTSGRHYWEVQVGEKDDWYLGVARSSVNRKGRISVSTTQGYWALAMKKGQGYRVSTSPPSLLSLDPKPKRVGVYVDYEEGQVSFYDVRARTHIYTFEDTFTEKILPFFYLYCCDKASDTIIICPVNEKHLIKQS encoded by the exons atga GCTTTAATTCTCTCTCTGAGGAGCAGTTCAGTTGCTCCATCTGTCTGGAGATATTTGTGGAGCCCGTCTCCACACCATGCGGCCACAGCTTTTGCAAGGCCTGTCTACAGGGCTATTGGAACCACAGCAAGAAGTTCCTGTGCCCAATGTGCAAGAAGAGCTACTCTAGAAAGCCTGAGATGAGCGTCAACAGGGTCCTGGCTGAAATATCCTCCCAGTTTCAGGGGCTGACGGTGGCTAAAGGCACCGCCTCTCAGGGATCCAGATGGAATTTGAGCTCAGATACGGGCCAGAGCAGCTCGCCAGTGAAGGATACCGGAGAGTTTGCCCAGCCTGGGGATGTTCCTTGTGATGCTTGTATTGGAAGGAAGTTAAAGGCGCGGAAATCTTGTGTGAACTGCCCTGGGTCTTTCTGTGAGTCCCATCTCAGGCATCATAAGAAG GTCAAGACACTGACAACTCATCGTCTGATTGAACCAACTTTCCACCTGGAAGACAAAATTTGTAAGAAACATGAACGTCTCCTGGATGTTTACTGCCGGAGCGACCACATATGCATCTGCTCTGCCTGTGCCGATGCTACACACAAATCCCATGAGACTGTCTCCATTGACCATGAATTTAAGAAGAAGATG GGTAACGTGGGAAAGAAGAGATCAGAGCTGAAACATCTGATCAAGGAGAGAGCCAAGAAACTCGACGAGATCAAACAGTCCATCAAGGTCATAAAG GCCAGTGCTCAGAAGGAGTTGGAGGAAAGCTGGCAGGTGTACGCAGAGCTGCAGCGTCTGGTGGAGCAGAGTCAGGCGGAGCTGGTTGAGCTGATAGCCACGAGGCAACGTGAGGCGGAGCGTCACGCACAGGAAATGGCCAGGGGTTTGGAGAATGAACTCAGCcaactgaggaggaggagcaatGAGCTAGAAGCCCATGCACAGACACACGACAAAGTGCTTTTCCTTCAG AACCTGGCGTCACTGTCACCCCCACCCGAGCCCACTGATTGGTCAGCGGTCAGCATCAATACTGACCTTTATCTGGGAACCATCCGGTCTTCGGTCAGCGGCCTCATTGATAAGTTCCAGGATGAGCTTAAAAGAATATACGGGAAAG agcTCCGGAAGGTGCAGAACTACGCAA CTGAGGTGATTCTGGATCCTGCCACAGCCCAGAGGAACCTGACTGTGTCTGATGATGGTCAGCAGGTGAGATATGAAGAGCGCAAGTCCACTCACTCTGAGGGTCCAAAGCGCTTCAGCCCGGCCCTCTTTGTCTTGGGCCGGGAGGGGATCAGCACGGGGCGACACTACTGGGAGGTGGATGTGTCGCGAAAGACGGCCTGGACGCTCGGCGTAGTCCGCGCTTCTGCCCGACGCAAGGGTGAAATCAAGCTGAGTCCCGAGGGTGGATACTGGTGCCTGTGGCTGAAGAACGGGGAGGTGAAAGCGCTGGCGTCGGCCCGCTTGCCTCTAATGCTGCCTTCCCAACCCAGTAAAGTCGGAATCTTTCTGGATTACGAAGGAGGCCAGATTTCTTTCTATGATGTGAAGGCTCGTCtgcatctctacagttttagcGATAGCTTCAGTGAGAACCTGTACCCGATCTTCAGCCCCTGTCTCACCCAGGAGGGGAAGAATAACGCCCCGCTCATCATAACCCATGTTAAACACAGC GGGCAGCGGTTACAGCCTGTCTCATATGTCAGTGCACTGTGGAGTCTCCAGGCAGCTGCTCTCTG CAGGTTTGATGACCCATTCAAAGGCTGGTTGCTTGCACTGAAAATGACCCTGCCTCTCCGCCGTGCAGGAATGGCCACCACTGGGAACCTTTCAGAAGAGCAGGTGCACTGCTCCATCTGTCTGGACGTCTTCACCAACCCCGTGTCCATCCCCTGCGGACACAACTTCTGCCAGAGCTGCATCCTGGGATACTGGAAAAGCAGTCCTTTGTATCAGTGTCCCATGTGCAAGAAGTCCTTCTACAAAAGGCCCGATATTAGCGTCAACACCGTCTTGAGGGAAATCGCAGAGCAGTTCAAGGAGATTAGGATTAAAAGCATGGAAGGGAAGGGGAGCAAGGAAGAGGGAGAGGGGAAGGAAAGGAAGTGGACAATAGAAAGGAGGAAAAGGGAGGATGAGGAGAGGCTTTTGGAGAAAGACCAGAAAGAGCAGCTTTTGGaggagctgaagctgaagcaagaggagaagagaaagaaagagggagtgAAGGAGAAACAAGGAGAGAAGAGGCCACAGCAAGAAGACTTACCACCTTTAATCCCTCCGGTCTCACCTCCGAAGACCTCTCCTCCACTGGCACACCAAGCCACAGCACAAGAGCCACCACCTCCACTTCCCCAAACATCACCCCCACCCTCGCCTCAAATCTCTGCTTCTCAACTTCCTCAAACTTTACCATCTCCTCCTTTCTCTTCGCTCCCATCTCCATCTTGGGAGGAAGTCCTGTGTGACGTTTGCCTCGGGGAAGGTAGGCCGAAGGCAGTCAAATCCTGCCTGGTGTGTCTAACTTCCTACTGCGAGGAGCATCTGAAATGTCACTCGGCCCGCTTCACTAAGCACAAGCTGATGGAGCCCGTTGCCAACATGGAGGACAGGATGTGTCCGAAGCACGAGAGGCTCCTGGAGCTGTTCTGTAAGAAGGATCAGATGTGCGTGTGCGTCCTCTGCACTGAGACGGACCACAGGGCGCACTACACCGTCCCTGTGGAGAGAGAATGGACAGAGAAAAAG GCGCAGCTGAAGAGGACAGGAATAGACGTCCAGCAGATGATCCAGGACAGAGTGAAAAAGGTGGAGGAGATCAAACACTCTGTGGAGCTCAATAAA GCCAGCGCTCAAAGAGAGATCGAGGAAAGCATGCAGGTCTTCTCGGAGCTGGTGCGCTCCATCCAGAAAACTCAGGCCGAGCTGGTTTTGGTCATCGAGGAGAAGCAGAGGCAGATGGAGAGGTGGGCTCAAGGCCTCATTGCTGAACTGGAACAGGAAATCACTGAGCTGAAGCGGAGGAACGCAGAGTTGGAAACTGTTGCTCGGACTGACCACATTCATTTCTTAAAG AGCTTCCCAGCCCTCAGCACTCCACCATCTGTTAAAGACTGGTCTGAGACCAGTGTTCCCACTGACACATGTATTGGGATGATCAGAAGATCAGTGTCCAAACTAGAGGCGACGTTGACTGAAATGATTGACAAACTGTCTGACAGTG agaTCAAAAAAGTTCTGAACTATACAG TGGATGTCACTCTTGACCCTGACACAGCCAACCCGTGGCTGCAGCTCTCTCAGGATAGACATCAGGTGAGACACCTGGGCGCCTGGCAGGACCTCCCGGACCACCCTGATCGTTTCGACACGGTGGTTATAGTATTGGCCCGTGAGGGCTTCACTTCTGGAAGACACTATTGGGAGGTCCAGGTGGGGGAAAAGGATGACTGGTACCTAGGTGTGGCGAGGTCATCTGTTAACAGAAAGGGCAGGATCTCTGTAAGCACCACCCAAGGCTATTGGGCTCTGGCCATGAAGAAAGGCCAGGGATACAGAGTGTCAACATCCCCACCGTCACTGCTCTCCCTCGACCCTAAGCCCAAGAGAGTGGGCGTGTATGTGGACTATGAAGAAGGCCAAGTGTCGTTTTATGATGTGAGAGCACGGACCCATATTTACACCTTTGAGGATACCTTCACTGAAAAAATTCTTCCATTTTTCTACCTGTACTGCTGTGACAAAGCCTCTGACACCATCATCATCTGTCCGGTGAATGAGAAACATCTGATCAAGCAAAGCTAa